TGACTTATGCAGGCGCTGCTGCACGAACTTAAGGAATTGACGATAGGAATCGCGATAGGCACCGATGGTGTGAGGACTCGCCTGACGCTCTTGCATCAGGCGCTGCGTGAAGAACCGCTCCAGTAACGGAGCAAAGGTGGCAGCTTTATTCATGGCCGGTCCTCCCAGAGTTGTTCGAGCCGGCGCATCGCCTCGCGCATCAGTTCAGGCGAGCCGTTCAGATACCACTGGGTATCCGCGACGTGAGCATGGCCGAGGTAGGCTGACAGGATGGGCAGACGGCGCTCCGGGTCATCTCCAGACTTGTACCAGCGCACAAGTGCGTTCGTCGCGAAAACGTGTCTCATGTCGTGCAGACGCGGCCCGCGACTGTCGGATGCCCCGCGCAAACCAATCTGTCGCGACAATGAATAAAAAGTGCGATGGATCTCACCGACATCCATCCTGTTACCCCAACTGGAAACAAAGAGATAGGGGGATACCGGTCGACCCGCCCAGTGATGCTCACGCCGCGTGATGTAGTCCGCGAGCACCTTGCATGTCGAGGCATGCAAAGGAATGAGTCTGGTCTTTCCGAGCTTCGCGCCTCGGATCGTCAATATCGCCTCCGTCAGATCCACATCCTGAAGTTCGAGATTGCGCACTTCACCCAGGCGCATGCCCGTCACGCTCAACAGCCCGAACAGGCAATGATAGGTCCAGGGCAGCAGTGCACCCCGTTCATAGTGGTATGGCATCTGCAGCGCCGCCTGTAGCAGGCTACGGATCTCGGCGGCCGAGTATAGGTACGGCCGAGCCCGCTTCGGTCGAAATGGCAATAAACCCGGTGCGGGTATTTCCGTGCGGGGATCGGTAGCACTACGATATCGCGCGAACCCACGCAACCAGCTCATTCGTTGCGCCCAGCGGTCGGGCTGGACATTTGCGGGTTGCCGAGCCCAGGCGAGGGCCAACGTCTGCGTAATGTAAGAAGCTCGATGCTGTTCCATGAACGCGACGAAATCTGGTAGCGCCGTGCTCTCCTCCCTCAATTTGAATCCCAGGCTATGCCTCAGATCGAGGTAATCCTGAACAGCCTGCCGAAGCGCGTTCATCGTACACCTCCGGGCCAGGGCAACGCGAGTTCACGCAATGCTTTGATGTCGACCCGAGTGTAGATCATCGTGCTCTGTGGGTGACGATGACCCAACACCTCGCCAATCTCGCTGAGCGAAGCTCCATGGTTCAGCATCTGGGTAGCCAGTCCGTGGCGAAACTGATGGGCACCCGTTGTGGGCGCGTCGATGCCAGCGCGCTTAAGTGCACGCCGAACGACGCAGCCGAGACCACTTGGCCCACGAAAGCCGGTGATGTGCGCGCGTGCACGTAAAAATACGCGGCGACTGGCGCTCTTCGGCCGCCCATGTTGCAAGTAGGCGGCGATGGCTTTGCCGACGTCCGCAGGTAAGGGTAGCTCGATGCGTTGTCCACCCTTGGTGCGCACGCTCAGTTGACCTGCGTCCCAGTCAATATCATCGAGCTCGAGGAAGACCACCTCACTGGAGCGCAACCCCAATCGCGCGAGCACCAGCAGGATCGCGTAGTCGCGACGACCGACTGCAGTCCGTCGATCGATGCTATCCAGCAACTTCCGTGTCTGGTCTGCTGAGATTCCCCGGGGAATTGACGGCATCGACCAGTTGGCGACCACGGGCACGGCGGCAGCGAGGTCCAGCGTAATGTCGCCGCGATAGCGCAAATAGCGCAGAAAGGATCGCAGGGCAGTGGTCATAATCTTCGCCTGTTTTAAATGCAGTCGTGGCGCCTGAACTTGCACAAAGTGCACGACATCGGCCGCACGTAGTTTCGATAGCATGACCTTCCCGTCGCCGAAACGATGTTTGAGAAACTCTCGGACGAACGGCACGTAATGAATGATTGTGGCTCTGGCGAGAGCTTGAATATTGCGCAAGTACTCCTCGTACTCCTGTACACACCGCTCAGCTGGCGAAATCCGAATTGTTGCCATCTGCTCAGGCGGAACCACGCCTTCGCCACGAAGAAAATCAATAAGCTGTCTGAGCGCTGCCCGATCATCGTTGCGAGGCTGGAAATGCAGGGCACGATAGCGTAAATATCGTGTTGCGTGATCGAGGCCGATATCCCGTACTTCGACACCTCTCTGTTTAAGCCATCGACTGAAACATGCGGCGATCCGGACCTTCCGTTTCAGGGACCACACGTTGTAACCCTGCGCGCTGATGGAGTTGGCAAAGGATGATAAATGGGCTGCGAGTGGACCTTCAGGTTCTCGCGAGAGAACGACCTGATCATGAATGACGTACTTCACGACGAACTCCTTCCCCGACCTGGGGAGCGGGTGGAAGGAGCCCAGATTATCTCTATCCCGCGTTGCGCATTTGCCCGGGAATACGCGCTATCACGCGGCTACAAGACATAACCCGGAAGGGTACATAGTGGCGCAACGTATGCATGGACACGCGCTTGTCGATCTGGGCCGCCTCGGCGGCGGCATGAATGGCGCGGTTCAGTTGATGCGTGGTGAGCGGATCGACGGGATCGAGCCCGGGGAAGAGCCAACCGCCGTCGAGCATCCTGCCCTGGGCACGGGCCACGCGCCACCAGACCCGCAGACGTTCAAGCAGCACCGGCGAGAGCAGCGCGTAGCGGTCCTTGCGGCCCTTGCCCTGTTCGATGCGCAGGGTCATGCGCTGGCTATCGACATCGCCGACCTTGAGCGCTACCACTTCGCCGGCGCGCAGTCCGGCCCCATAGGCGACTGACAGCGCGGCCTGGTGCTTCAGGTTGCCCGTTGCGGCGATGAGCCGTCGTACCTCATCGGGGCTGAGGACGACGGGCAGTGTGCGGGGCACGCGCACGGGCTGCATCCGGGCCATCCGTTCGGGCTCGTGGAGCGTGACTTCGAAGAAGAACTTCAGTCCGGTGATCGCAGCGTTCAGCGAGACCGGTGATATGCCGTGATCGACCAGATGCAACTGGTAGCTTCGCAGATCCTCAATGGTGGCGGTATCGGGCGAGCGCCCGAGAAACCGGGCAAACTCGCGCACGATGCGCAGATAGGTGGCTTGCGTCTTGGGAGAGAGCTGGCGCATGTGCATGTCGTCAATCATGCGCTGACGCAGCGGGCTGACGCTCGGTTGAGAGGTCATGATTCGGCTCCTGCTGGAGAACGAGGCGGATTGCCTCATTCGCCAACATACGGAACCCCGCAGCAGACCCCTCACAAACCACCACGCTTAGCCGGAGCCCCCTACCGCGCGAGCGGTTTCGTTCCCCGGCCAATTGTTGCCGCTCGTCCATCCCACAAAACCGTCATTCGAACGGCTGAGTCACTCTGAAACCTGCCGGATGTTCCTGTAGAAGCATCTCGGCCTTAACCGACATTCAGCTAACGATATCGGTGAGGCGGCTACAGATCGCTTTTCTGAAGTCCACCTGTTGCCAGCCGCGAATGTCAGGTCTCGCTGCCAGCAACCGCGTAATACTCTCCAGACCTTCAACGCACCTCCAGACAGTTTCCCCACGTGCATGACGCATGGTTTGCATACCTGCAAAAATGCGCCTTGCCCACAAGCCATCCCCTTACTACGGTATGAACTAACTGACGCCGTTCCATTTCTTGCTCGTTGCCAGATGCCCCGGGCTGGCAAGCAAGTTGCGGTCGTCACTGGAGTCTGGCCATGGATACGCTCGCATTGTGGCTGCGCCCCATCGGGCTTGACCATTACGCGCCATTGTTCGAATCCCATGGGATCGACCTGCATTCGCTGCCGCTCCTCTCGGAGAAGGATCTCGTCGAACTTGGCGTGCTGCTCGGGCACCGCAGGCTCCTGCTAAAAGCGATCTCCACGCTTGACAAGGACGGGCGCGTACCGCCCCCGACATCGCAACCGGCCAAGGATGCCGGTCGCCGTCAACTCACGATCCTGTTTTGCGATCTCGTCGGTTCGACACAGCTTACGCAGCAACTCGACGCGGAGATGCTCAGGGATCTCGTGCACGCTTACCAGCGCACATGCAGCGATATCGTCTCCCGCTACGCCGGTCATGTGGCGCAATACGTCGGCGACGGCATCGTCGTGTACTTCGGCTTTCCGCAGGCGCATGAGGATGACGCGGAGCGCGCCGTGCGTGCTGCGCTCGATATCGTCGCCGCCGTCGGCAAGGTTCCAGGCCAAATCCCGCTGCGAGTGCATATCGGCATCGCAACCGGTTCGGTCGTCGTCGGCGACAGTGGCGCGGGCGATGATTCCATATCGAATGCGGCGGTGGGCGAGACTCCCAACCTTGGCGCGCGTCTGACCGCTCTGGCCGGTCCTGACCAGATCGTGGTTTCGTCACGCACCCATCGCTTGCTCGGCAATACCTTCAGGACCGAAGATCTCGGTGAACACATGCTTAAAGGCATCAGCGGTCCGGTAAAAGCATATCTCGTCCGGGACCTGATGCGTAACGAGAGCCGCTTCGAAGCCACCCGAGAGAGCCGCTATACACCTTTTGTCGGTCGCGAATCCGAAGTTGCCATACTTCTTGCCCGGTGGGAAAGCGCACGCGACGGCGATGGTCAGGTCGTGTTACTGAGCGGGGAGCCTGGCATTGGGAAAAGTCGCATCGCGCGTGTACTGAGCAAACATCTCGCCGATACACCTCATCTGCGACAGTTCTATCAGTGTTCTCCCTATCACAACGGCTCGGCCTTCTACCCACTTGTCGAACCATTGGAGCGTGCTTGTGGATTTGAACGCGAAGACACTACGGAGCAGAAGCTCGACAAGCTCGAAGCGTCACTGGACCTCGGCGCTGACCAGTTGCCGTTCGTAGCACCGTTTTTTGCCGCATTGCTTTCGCTGCCGGCCAATCGTTATCCGGTGCAGATGCTCTCTCCTCAAAAGCACAGGGAGCAAACCATAGTTGCGGTGGTCGAGCAGATACTGCATCTTGCGAAACGTCAGCCCGTATTGATGATCTGCGAAGACGCACAGTGGGCTGATCCGGCAACCCTCGAGACGTTGGCGCTGATGGTGAAGCAGATACATCAGGCAGCCATACTCCTTCTTGTGACCTGTCGCCCCGAATTCGTGCCACCCTGGACCGGGAACGGCAACGTCACGCTGCTGCACTTGAACCGCCTGTCAAGGCGCGAAGGGGAAGCGATTGCTGATCAACTCGTCGGCAGCAAGCCATTGCCCGAGGAATTGCTAACCCAGATTCTCGAACGTACCGACGGGGTACCGTTGTTCGTAGAGGAGCTCACACAGGCGGTGCTCGAGTCAGGTTTCCTGCGTGACGCGGGCGACCATTGGGAGCTGACGAGACCCTTGCCGCCATTAGCGATTCCGTCAACGATCCAGGACTCCCTGATGGCACGCCTCGACCATCTCGGGAAGACAAAGGAGGTAGCGCAGATCGGGGCATGTATCGGCCGAGAGTTTGACCACGAGTTGCTAGCGGCAATCGTGCCGACTGGCGATGCCGGCTTGCAGGAAGCGCTCGATCACCTCGTCGGGAGCGGGCTGGTCTTCAGGCATGGAAGCGGTAGCGAAACCGTGTACAGATTCAAGCATGCGCTCGTGCGCGAGGTCGCCTACGATGGGCTTTTGGTTAGCCGGAGAAAGCAGATTCACGCGGCAATTGCACACGCGTTTGCCAATGAACTAAAGGATAGAGCAAGGACCCAGCCCGAATTGCTTGCATTGCATTTGACACGCGCGGATCTGGTTGACCTTGCACTACCACAGTGGCGTACTGCTGCGCGGTCGGCAATGGCGAAGAACCGTCATCGCGAGGCTCTGGATTATGTCGATGCAGGGCTGGCGCTGATCGATCAGACGGCCACCGAACACCGTGCGGAGTACGAGGTGCGACTCCTTGTTCAGGGCGCCGCCTGCCATTGGGTGCTCACAGGCTATGCGTGCAAACAGGCAGCGGCGTTGTGGGCGCGCGTCGAAGAGTTGATCGGCCAGGTGACGGATTCACGTCTTTTGATCATGGGGCTATCGGGTATCCTTGCGTGTGCGTATGTGGGGGGGGATACGCGAAATGCGCTTGCCATCGCGGAACGACTCGTCGCGCTGGGCGAAAGCGCAGAGGATATCGATAGCAAGATCGTCGCGTACGCCTGCGTTGGTCCGATTCTCCACCAGCAGGGTCGATTCGCGCAATGTACAAAATTGCTCGAGTTTGTCCTCGACTTATACAAACCAGACCGGCGAGGCGGCTTTGGCCCAACCTATGACCCGAGGGTGGCCGCGTGCAACTGGCTAGGCTACTGCCATCTGGCTACTGGCCGCTTCGATCAGGCAAGGCAACATGCGCAAATGGCTGTCGATCATGCGACGGCAATTGCGCAGCCGTTTGTACTGTCGATGGCGCTGAGCATCGCTGCGCGGACGTTCTCAGAAACGGGTGACCAAGAGACGGCATTCGATCTGTGCGATCGCTGCATTGAACTCTGCGACACGCAGAATCTTCCGTTCTGGAAAGGCTGGGCGATGGCCTCAGAGGGTGTCGCGCTCGAGCGGTGCGGAAAGCACCAACAGGCTGAGGCGCGCCTGGCGCACGCGATCGAAGATCTTGCGGCCCGAGGGGGGCGCGTGGACTCGGGATATATGTACGCCTGGCGGGCGCAAGCGCTTGCGCACCTGGGCCGTTTCGATGACGCGCGGCGCGACATCGAAACGGGTCGCCTTGAATGCGCAAGCACCGGACAATTGTTGTCGTTGATTGAGTTAGCTTACTCCCGCGGTGTGACCGAACTGCTCGATTCTGGATCTGACGACGCCATAGCAGAACACTGGTTCAACGTCGCGCTGACCGATTCGCGGTCGGTTGGATCGAGACTTATCGAACTCCGTGCAGCCACATCCCTGGCCAGCTTGTGGAAAGCCAACGGAAAACGCCGGGAGGCGCAGGACGTGCTCAGGCCAGTTGTCAGCGCTTTCACCGAAGGGCTGGACTGCCAG
Above is a genomic segment from Paraburkholderia aromaticivorans containing:
- a CDS encoding tyrosine-type recombinase/integrase, which produces MNALRQAVQDYLDLRHSLGFKLREESTALPDFVAFMEQHRASYITQTLALAWARQPANVQPDRWAQRMSWLRGFARYRSATDPRTEIPAPGLLPFRPKRARPYLYSAAEIRSLLQAALQMPYHYERGALLPWTYHCLFGLLSVTGMRLGEVRNLELQDVDLTEAILTIRGAKLGKTRLIPLHASTCKVLADYITRREHHWAGRPVSPYLFVSSWGNRMDVGEIHRTFYSLSRQIGLRGASDSRGPRLHDMRHVFATNALVRWYKSGDDPERRLPILSAYLGHAHVADTQWYLNGSPELMREAMRRLEQLWEDRP
- a CDS encoding site-specific integrase → MKYVIHDQVVLSREPEGPLAAHLSSFANSISAQGYNVWSLKRKVRIAACFSRWLKQRGVEVRDIGLDHATRYLRYRALHFQPRNDDRAALRQLIDFLRGEGVVPPEQMATIRISPAERCVQEYEEYLRNIQALARATIIHYVPFVREFLKHRFGDGKVMLSKLRAADVVHFVQVQAPRLHLKQAKIMTTALRSFLRYLRYRGDITLDLAAAVPVVANWSMPSIPRGISADQTRKLLDSIDRRTAVGRRDYAILLVLARLGLRSSEVVFLELDDIDWDAGQLSVRTKGGQRIELPLPADVGKAIAAYLQHGRPKSASRRVFLRARAHITGFRGPSGLGCVVRRALKRAGIDAPTTGAHQFRHGLATQMLNHGASLSEIGEVLGHRHPQSTMIYTRVDIKALRELALPWPGGVR
- a CDS encoding tyrosine-type recombinase/integrase, with protein sequence MTSQPSVSPLRQRMIDDMHMRQLSPKTQATYLRIVREFARFLGRSPDTATIEDLRSYQLHLVDHGISPVSLNAAITGLKFFFEVTLHEPERMARMQPVRVPRTLPVVLSPDEVRRLIAATGNLKHQAALSVAYGAGLRAGEVVALKVGDVDSQRMTLRIEQGKGRKDRYALLSPVLLERLRVWWRVARAQGRMLDGGWLFPGLDPVDPLTTHQLNRAIHAAAEAAQIDKRVSMHTLRHYVPFRVMSCSRVIARIPGQMRNAG
- a CDS encoding adenylate/guanylate cyclase domain-containing protein, giving the protein MDTLALWLRPIGLDHYAPLFESHGIDLHSLPLLSEKDLVELGVLLGHRRLLLKAISTLDKDGRVPPPTSQPAKDAGRRQLTILFCDLVGSTQLTQQLDAEMLRDLVHAYQRTCSDIVSRYAGHVAQYVGDGIVVYFGFPQAHEDDAERAVRAALDIVAAVGKVPGQIPLRVHIGIATGSVVVGDSGAGDDSISNAAVGETPNLGARLTALAGPDQIVVSSRTHRLLGNTFRTEDLGEHMLKGISGPVKAYLVRDLMRNESRFEATRESRYTPFVGRESEVAILLARWESARDGDGQVVLLSGEPGIGKSRIARVLSKHLADTPHLRQFYQCSPYHNGSAFYPLVEPLERACGFEREDTTEQKLDKLEASLDLGADQLPFVAPFFAALLSLPANRYPVQMLSPQKHREQTIVAVVEQILHLAKRQPVLMICEDAQWADPATLETLALMVKQIHQAAILLLVTCRPEFVPPWTGNGNVTLLHLNRLSRREGEAIADQLVGSKPLPEELLTQILERTDGVPLFVEELTQAVLESGFLRDAGDHWELTRPLPPLAIPSTIQDSLMARLDHLGKTKEVAQIGACIGREFDHELLAAIVPTGDAGLQEALDHLVGSGLVFRHGSGSETVYRFKHALVREVAYDGLLVSRRKQIHAAIAHAFANELKDRARTQPELLALHLTRADLVDLALPQWRTAARSAMAKNRHREALDYVDAGLALIDQTATEHRAEYEVRLLVQGAACHWVLTGYACKQAAALWARVEELIGQVTDSRLLIMGLSGILACAYVGGDTRNALAIAERLVALGESAEDIDSKIVAYACVGPILHQQGRFAQCTKLLEFVLDLYKPDRRGGFGPTYDPRVAACNWLGYCHLATGRFDQARQHAQMAVDHATAIAQPFVLSMALSIAARTFSETGDQETAFDLCDRCIELCDTQNLPFWKGWAMASEGVALERCGKHQQAEARLAHAIEDLAARGGRVDSGYMYAWRAQALAHLGRFDDARRDIETGRLECASTGQLLSLIELAYSRGVTELLDSGSDDAIAEHWFNVALTDSRSVGSRLIELRAATSLASLWKANGKRREAQDVLRPVVSAFTEGLDCQDVTAAIALLDSLDVTDRKT